TCCGGGACGTCAAGCAAGACCTCGGAGGCGAGAACCCCCAATCATGGAAACGCGAGGGACCGGAACGGGCCTCGTGCCTATCGCTGTGGCTACACGCCATGACCTGGTGCTGGTACCTCACCGAACACCCAGCCGGTGACACCTGGATCCCGCGTCCCTGGTACCCCCGCAAGGCCACCCCCAGCTTCCTCGACGCCCTCGCCGCACTCCGCCGCACCCTGTGGTCCCAACGAATTACCGCGATGTCAGCCGCGAGCACGCCCAATCAGCACAAGACCAAAATTACCGACGCGCTACTCGACACGCTCACCTACGCGGCCTGAGAGTGCGAAAGGCCACGGAGTAATACCAGTTATTCCGAGCTCGGAATAGCTGGTACCTGCAGGCCACCCCTGAACTGCTTGCACTGGCGGCGGCCCGCCTGCAGGACATAGAGCAGGTGGACTCATGAACACCCTGCCCACGCTGCTGCAGGGATTCTTCACCGACCGGCTGATCTGCCAGCGTCAAGCCAGCCCGCACACCATCGCCGCCTACCGCGACACCATGAAGCTGCTCCTGGGCTTCGCCGCCCGCAGCGCCCACAAGCAGCCCGCCGACCTGGAACTGGCCGACCTGGACGCGGTGATGATCGGGGCGTTCCTGACTCACCTGGAAGCCGACCGCGGCAACGCCGTGACCACCCGAAACGCGCGACTAGCGGCGATCCACGCACTGTTTCGCTACGCCGCCCTGAACGCCCCCGAGCACGCCGCCCTGATCGAGCGGGTCCTGGCCATACCCGCCAAACGCTGTGACCGGGCCATCATCGGCTACCTCACCCACCAGCAGGCCGCCTCGGTCCTTTCCGCACCCGACCGCTCAACGTGGCTCGGTCGCCGTGACCACGCGCTGCTCCTGCTCGCGATCCAAACCGGGCTGCGTGTCTCAGAACTAATCGCCCTACGCGTCCAGGACGTCCACCTCTGCACCGGTCCACACGTGCGGTGCCACGGGAAGGGACGCAAAGACCGCATCACCCCGCTCACCAAGACCACCGTGGCGGTCTTGCGTGTCTGGCTCGCCGAGCATGGCAGCCAACCCGACCAACCGCTCTTCACCACCGGTCGCGGCCAAGCCCTCAGCCGTGACGCCGTCCAAGGACTCGTGGCCAAAC
The Actinomycetes bacterium DNA segment above includes these coding regions:
- a CDS encoding site-specific integrase, coding for MNTLPTLLQGFFTDRLICQRQASPHTIAAYRDTMKLLLGFAARSAHKQPADLELADLDAVMIGAFLTHLEADRGNAVTTRNARLAAIHALFRYAALNAPEHAALIERVLAIPAKRCDRAIIGYLTHQQAASVLSAPDRSTWLGRRDHALLLLAIQTGLRVSELIALRVQDVHLCTGPHVRCHGKGRKDRITPLTKTTVAVLRVWLAEHGSQPDQPLFTTGRGQALSRDAVQGLVAKHAATAARTCPSLTGQKVTPHTLRHTAAMALLQAGVDVTVIALWLGHEQVDTTLIYLKADLTLKQAALDRVTPLDTPHGRYHPPDAVLAFLDSL